The genomic window CAAGATGTTGGTCCGCAGACCCGCCGGCCGTCCCCTCGACTGCCGTTCCATTCCAACCAGACCGCCGAAGATCATCGCGATCAGAATCCTCAAGACGAACACGCTGTCGCCTCTCATCGAGTCCAGCAATTGCTCCACGTAGTCCTCCTTTCGAGTTGATCAAAATTATCCATTTGTTGTACCGCTGGCGGAAAGGGGAGGCAAGGTCGAAAATGTGAGGATCCCCATCGGTACGAGTCAATCGATGGGAGTCCCGAGCACGGCGATACCGGTACCCGCTTTCCGTATCCGACGCCATCGCAGCTTGAGGCATTGGACGAGTGGATAATGATCATGGAATCCCAGAGATCAGGACGGCCCCGCCCGGGAACCGGATTCTTCGGGGCTGCGGGAGACTTGACCCCGCGAGTCCCTGCTCGGCCCGATCCCGACCAGCACCATGGCCGTCCCCCTGCCCTCGAAGGTCAGCGGAATGACCTCGATTTCGCGTAGGGAGTCTCTCTGTTGGACTTCACAACGGGTCCCCGCTACCAATACAGAGGAATCCCTGATGCCCGCGAGGGTATCAGGGATTCCCTTTTTCCCCGCCGCGATCGGCGGGGGAAGGGAGGCCGCACGGCCATGACCCCAGCTGACAAGAACGCCGCCCACTCCGCCCCCGCCCGGCCAGGCAAGTCGTGGGCCAAGAGGTTCTGGCGCGCCTTCTGGATCGCCTTCCTGGCCGCCTCGCTCGCCTACGCCTGGTACTCGTTCTACGCGCCCGCCAACGACGTGGCCTGGGCCGACGACCTCGACGCCGCCCGCTCCGCCGCCGTGGCCGCCGACCGGCCCATGATGCTCTTCTTCACGGCGTCCTGGTGCTCGCCCTGCCGCATCATGAAGCGCGAGGTCTTCGCCGACGGCGCGGTCGCGCGGGCCATCAATGCCGGCGTCGTGCCGGTCATGATCCACGCCGAGGAGCCGGGCGCCGACGCGGTGTTCGAGCACTACCAGGTGGGGGGCACGCCGGTCACCATCTTCACCGACCCGCAGGGCGCGGTGATCGAC from bacterium includes these protein-coding regions:
- a CDS encoding thioredoxin family protein, yielding MTPADKNAAHSAPARPGKSWAKRFWRAFWIAFLAASLAYAWYSFYAPANDVAWADDLDAARSAAVAADRPMMLFFTASWCSPCRIMKREVFADGAVARAINAGVVPVMIHAEEPGADAVFEHYQVGGTPVTIFTDPQGAVIDYGVGRMAKAEFLAMLGGLDARRAASSP
- a CDS encoding MgtC/SapB family protein; translated protein: MRGDSVFVLRILIAMIFGGLVGMERQSRGRPAGLRTNIL